The Priestia megaterium NBRC 15308 = ATCC 14581 region GTTTTCACATACACCGGGAGCAATTCGTCATCGTGCCCCTGAATTGGGAGAACATAATGAAGAAATTCTAGGTGGAAAACTGGGGTTATCAAGTGAAGACTTAGCAGTGTTAAAAGAAAAGGGGGTTATTTAATGAATACTATTCAAAAAATAGAATTACCGGAAAAAGTCATAATCTGTGAAGTAGCCCCAAGGGATGGGTTTCAAGCTGAACATGAGTGGATTCCTACAAAAGAAAAAATATCTATTATCCGTCAGCTAGCCAAGACAGGCATTCAATCAATGGAAATTACATCTTTTGTACATCCGAGAGCGATTCCTCAGTTAAAGGATGCCGAGCAGGTCGTAGAAAGTGTTCAAGATTTAACAAATATCAAATTTCGCGCGTTAGTGCCGAATGTAAAAGGTGCACAGAGAGCCATTGACGCCGGAGTGAAAAAGTTAAAGCTTATGCTTTCAGCTACAGATTCTCACAGCTTGTCTAACGCAAATTGTTCTGTAGAAGAAGCCCAAAAAGGTTTTTATCCTATTATCGAATTAGCGGAAAAGCATAACGTTAAAGTGGGAGGTTCAATTTCGGTAGCGTTTGGATGTCCTTATGAAGGAAAAGTTGCTATAGAACGCATTTCTTCTATTGTAGAACGATACAGAATGATGGGTGTCGAAGAAATTTCTTTAGCAGATACAACAGGGATGGCAAATCCTCAGCAAGTGTATCGTATGCTAGGGTTTCTTAAACAAAATTATCCCGGCATTATTTTCTCCATGCATTTGCACAATACGAGAGGAATGGCATTTTCTAATGTAGTGGCTGCTTTGCAGCAGGGTGTTATTCATTTTGATAGTTCTATTATCGGGTTAGGAGGGTGTCCTTACGCTCCAGGTGCCACTGGAAATATAGCTACAGAAGATCTGGTTCATGGATTAAGTGAAATGGGAATTCATACGGGCATTGATCTTAACAAGCTTATTGAAGCAGCAAAAGAGGTGAAGCAAGTAATTGGTCATGACGGTGGAAGCTATATGCTGCAAGCAGGTCCTTGTTCAGAACTTCATGCCAAGCCAAAGGTTCAAGAGAAATTAGTATAACTAAGCCGTGAACATGATAACCTTTTAGGAGGTGATGGGAGCGTTTAAATTAAAATAAATTAGATCGATCTATTTTCCTCTCATGTAAAAACGTTCAGGCCTTGTTTTATATAAAAGTTTGTTTAATAAAAATGAAAAGTTGGTGCTAAACATGATAGAAACTATTCAAAAGAAATCACAGCCTTATATTAACGGTGGATGGATTATTGAAGATCGAGAAGTTGCTTTAATAAAAAACCCCTATTCTGGAGAAGTCATAGGTGAGCAGCTATTAGCGAATGAAGAAGATGTTGAAAAAGCATTAGCATCAGCCTATGAAGCAAAAAAACATGTCGCCGCCCTTTCTTCTTACCAGCGTTCTAAAATTTTAAAGAAAGCGGCTCTATTACTAGAACAAGAGAAAGAAAAATTTGCTCGACTTATTTCTTTAGAACTAGGAAAGCCTTTGAAAAATACGCTGGACGAAGTGGCCCGTTCAATCGAAACATTGGAACTGTCAGGGGAAGAAGCAAAAAGATTGATTGGTGAAACATTGCCTGGCGATGTTTCAGAACGTGGTGCACAAGCTATTGCATCTACTTTTCGAGTGCCCGTTGGTGTTGTAGCGGCTATCACACCGTTTAACGCTCCTTTAAATCTTGTATGCCATAAAATTGGGCCGGCTTTTGCTGCTGGGAATAGCGTGATTTTAAAGCCTTCTTCGCAAACAACTTTAATTGCAACAGAGCTCTTAAAGCTGCTGCTGCGGGCAGGATTTCCTAAGGATGCTGTAAATATGGTGCTTGGTCGAAGACAGGTTGCACAGCAAATTGTAAAAGATGATCGCGTGAACATTATTTCATTTACAGGTGGAACGGTAGCTAGTAAAAATATTTGTGAGCTAGCTGGAATGAAAAAAGTATTGCTAGAGCTAGGAGGAAATGCTGCAACGATCGTCCATAACGACGCAGATTTAAACCGTGCTGCGGCTATGTGTGCTAAAACCGGATTTAGCAATTCCGGTCAGAGCTGTATCTCTGTTCAGAGAATTTATGTACATCAATCTGTGGTCTCTGAGTTTACCAATCTTTTAAAAGAAGAGGTGCTGAAACTTAAAATCGGAGATCCCTTATTGCCTGATACGGATGTAGGGTGTGTAGTAGATGTCCATGCAGCTGAGCGAGTGACGAGCTGGATTGGCGAGGCCGTACAGTCGGGGGCACAAGTGATATGCGGAGGAAAGCGCCGCGGAGCTACGGTGGAACCTACCGTTCTACTAAACCCTTCTAAAGAAAGTAAAGTTATTTGTGAAGAAGTATTTGGCCCTATTATTAGTATTGTGCCGTACGATACGATTGAAGAAGCTATTGAAGAGACAAATGATTCTGCTTTTGGTCTTCAAGCAGGGATTTTTACGAACAAAATGGATTTGGCTTATAAAGTAGCTCATTCTCTTGAAATGGGCGGTGTAGTTATTAATGGAACATCTAACTTTAGATTAGATCATTGGCCATATGGCGGAGTGAAAAACAGCGGTATTGGCAGAGAAGGTCCACGTTACGCCATTGAAGAAATGACTGAAACGAAGATGATTGTATTAAGACTGCCTACAGAGAATTAAAATCAAATCAATATGTAGGACGTT contains the following coding sequences:
- a CDS encoding hydroxymethylglutaryl-CoA lyase; amino-acid sequence: MNTIQKIELPEKVIICEVAPRDGFQAEHEWIPTKEKISIIRQLAKTGIQSMEITSFVHPRAIPQLKDAEQVVESVQDLTNIKFRALVPNVKGAQRAIDAGVKKLKLMLSATDSHSLSNANCSVEEAQKGFYPIIELAEKHNVKVGGSISVAFGCPYEGKVAIERISSIVERYRMMGVEEISLADTTGMANPQQVYRMLGFLKQNYPGIIFSMHLHNTRGMAFSNVVAALQQGVIHFDSSIIGLGGCPYAPGATGNIATEDLVHGLSEMGIHTGIDLNKLIEAAKEVKQVIGHDGGSYMLQAGPCSELHAKPKVQEKLV
- a CDS encoding aldehyde dehydrogenase family protein, translating into MIETIQKKSQPYINGGWIIEDREVALIKNPYSGEVIGEQLLANEEDVEKALASAYEAKKHVAALSSYQRSKILKKAALLLEQEKEKFARLISLELGKPLKNTLDEVARSIETLELSGEEAKRLIGETLPGDVSERGAQAIASTFRVPVGVVAAITPFNAPLNLVCHKIGPAFAAGNSVILKPSSQTTLIATELLKLLLRAGFPKDAVNMVLGRRQVAQQIVKDDRVNIISFTGGTVASKNICELAGMKKVLLELGGNAATIVHNDADLNRAAAMCAKTGFSNSGQSCISVQRIYVHQSVVSEFTNLLKEEVLKLKIGDPLLPDTDVGCVVDVHAAERVTSWIGEAVQSGAQVICGGKRRGATVEPTVLLNPSKESKVICEEVFGPIISIVPYDTIEEAIEETNDSAFGLQAGIFTNKMDLAYKVAHSLEMGGVVINGTSNFRLDHWPYGGVKNSGIGREGPRYAIEEMTETKMIVLRLPTEN